Part of the Quercus robur chromosome 5, dhQueRobu3.1, whole genome shotgun sequence genome, atatatattaaagaatagATACAATTTTATTTAGTATTTCACAATTAATATGTGTAGGGGTAAAGTCCCCAGATCAAACAATGGGTCTTGGGCCCCATATAGAATTCGATCATGTCCAAGGAGAAGGTGTGGACGCCAAAAGGGCTCCCGGCCCAATTCTTATGGGCCTAGACTTGTTTAAAAGGCGGTctgaggagaaatgtctcctcagACGTACCAAgtatggctcaaacatgcaccCTACCTGCAGTAAAGAATCACTCCAACGAGTATTAGTAGCAGGGATGAGTCTCACAAGCCTGTGAGAGGGAAGAGAGTATAGGATGTCATGGGAGAAACcacagctgccacattaaatgcatggcagctacttttctggccgcattaatgtggagaggactggcgaacagtgttaccttgactactacaactcacagaaaaatGGGGGAGATATCCGATAggacgggcactcaagtgaaggtccagatgatcaacaggtgtaaggatctgatgacttcaagggggctatataagagaagggagtccccatgaagaggggGACTAGAAAAAAGGAGGaacatagaagaagaagaagagaaagaccATAACCATTGAACAGAGACAAGGATTCACCTGATACATCTCCTCGAACCATATACCTAATGGACATGAAGGAGATTTTCTTACTTTTGATTGTTGTATGGCCCAAAGTTAACTAGCACACGTTTCGTTAGGGCCCAgttctgtaacccactctctacaaattcattgtctaggacTCTATAACTGTTGGGCCCGGGTCCCGAATCAAgaccctacaattggtgccgtctgtggggagaactcgTGCCTCGACAAGTAAAACCGTTAGAAATGGAAGGATTAGGTCCGCGCCAAACGAGACACATAGACTCCCAAAGGCAAGACAACTTCTTGAACCTCGAATGGGAGAGAGATCAAGACAAGCAGCGAGAGGGTAGTGTAAACACCTCCCATACGAGCAGAAGTAGCTTATAAGGGAAAGGTCACGCATCCCATAAACGAAACGATCATAGGGCTTTATAGCAAGAAATCGACGACTTGAAGAAGAAGTTACGCCGAGCGCAGCGAAAGCGTCCTTCACCCGGCTTGGACACTAGCGATGAGGAGGATAATGAGTACAGGCGGAGATCGAGAACCCctccaagtgaaaccttttcctacgaGGAAGAGCAACCTCGCAAACGCGGCCACAAAAGCCCATCTTACCAGGGCCTGGCAAACGACGCCATGAGTAAGGCCCTGGACCGCATCTCCCAGTCGCCCTTCACACGTAGGATAGAGGGGGCTgagcttcctcggcggttccacCAACCCACTTTTGCTATATATAATGGTCGAACGGACCCAGTAGAGCACGTAAGCCAGTTTAACCAGAGGATGGTCGTCCAttccagggacgaggcgttgatgtgcaaagtgtttccgtccagcttgggacccatggcaatgagatggtttgatagCCTCAAGCCAAACTCCATAAACTCTTTTAAGCAGCTGACACAGGCTTTTGGTTCTCGCTTCATAACTAGTAGCAGAGTCCCTTGGCCCCTAGATTCCCTCCTATccttgtccatgcgagaaggagagaCCCTGAAGGCCTACTTAGATAGATATTGGgaaatgtataatgagatagagggaAATTACGATGACGTCATCATTAGCACATTCAAGAGGGGCCTATCGACAGAGCATGGTTTAAGGAAGTCCTTGACAAGGAAACCGGTCACTAGcgtgcgccaactcatggacagaattGACAAGTACAAGAGAGTCGAAGAAGACCAACAGACGGGAAAGGGcaaagcgaaggttgtccctcaagagaggagggacttcaggttgGACCGTTTTAACAGTAGTAATTGGCCGAGAAGGGATTACTCGGAGCAATCTGGATCCACAGGGGCACAGGCAGTccatgctgtgttccgagaaccatcACATAAGATCCTAGAGAAAGTGAAGAACGAACCGTTCTTTCAATGGCCAAGCAAGATGGCAGGCGATCCCGCGAAACGTAACCAGAATCTGTATTGCGCGTATCACCAAGAGCCAGGCCATACCACCGATGATTGCAGAAATCTGAAAAACCACTTAGAACGTCTGGTCCGAGAGGGGAAGCTGTGACATTTGCTGCATCACCCTGTCGGATGGCAGGAGCAATCGAACATCGAAACAAGGCAAAGCACATTGAGACCACCcattggcacaataaatgttatTCTCACCGCACCAGGACGGACCGGCTCCCATCCTTTCAGAGTAATGTCGGTGGGCAGACTCCCCTCTAAAGCTGACGATAGGGAGTCCAAGAGGGCTAAAGGGATGACCACACCCCTAATCGGATTCTCAGATGAGGACAAACTGGGAACCCTCCAACCCCACGACGACGCCCTAGTCGTCATGCTCAAGATTAGTGGATACGACGTGAAGAGGGTTCTAGTCGATCAGGGCAACGCCGTGAAAGTGATGTATCCCGACTTGTATAAGGGGTTAAAGCTGAAACCGGAGGACCTGACAGCATACGATTCCCCTTTAGTGAGTTTCAAGGGAAAAATTGTCACTCCGAAAGGCATGACTAGGCTGGTTATACAAACAGACttggatgtggtggaggtggacttcatagtggtagacgcatactccccctacaccGCCATCGTAGCTAGACCATGGCTTCATGCCCTAGGGGCTGTGTCATCAACCTTACACCAAAAGGTGAAGTATCCATTGGAAGGTCGAGTGAAAGAAGTAATAGGGAACCAAGCCATGGCTTGGCAATGCATGGTTTCAGCAATCTCTCGACGACCGAGTACTGAGCCCTCCACCTCAGCCGAGAATGGCTTATAGCAATTAATGACCTCAGCCCTGGCCTTGGGTAGTGAGGGACCTACCGAGGAAGCGAGTTATGAGGATTTGGAGAAAATTCTTGTTGGCTCCGACCCGGAAAgattttttcaggtcggctcagAACTACCGCCCCAAGAGAAGGAAACACTAATTGACTTCCTCAGACAGAATGtggacgtgtttgcatgggatgCCTACGAGGCTCCGGGGGTCGATCCAAATTTCATTTGCCACCACCTTAATGCTAGCCTGGCCGTAACACCTAAGAAGCAGCCTCATCGGCGACCGTCGAAAGAGCATGCAAAGGCAGTGAGAGAGGAGGttataaaattgaagaaagcaggagctatcaaggaggtattctaccccgaatggctggccaacacagtcgtggtgaagaagaaaagtaggAAATGGCGggtttgcgtggacttcacagacctgaacaaggcctgcccgaaggatcctttccctgTGCCGCGGATAGACCGATTGGTGGATTCAACTGTgggacaccctcgaatgagttttttggacgccttccaaggctaccatcagatacccCTGGCCGCCGAGGACCAAGAAAAAGCGGCTTTTGTCACTCCTGTCGGAAACTTCCAttacaaggtaatgccctttggcttgAAGAATGTCGGGTCGACCTACCAGAGgttgatgaccaggatgtttgaactACAGATGGGTAAGAGCATCGAAGtctatatagacgacatggtggtgaagagcaaGTTAGTGCCCAACCAAGTCAGGGACCTCGGCAATGTCTTTGGAATTTTGAGAAAGTACAGGCTGCGCCTAAATGCGTCCAAGTGTTCATTCGGGATGGAGTCAGGGAAATTCTTAGGTTACATGGTGACCCATAGAGGCATTAAAGTCAGCCTCGACCAAATTAGAGCTATCCATAGCCTGCAGCCTCATCGGAACCCCAAAGAGGTCCAAaaactcactggcatgattgccgccttaaaccgtttcatctctCACTCGGCGGATAGGTACAGGCCTTTCTTCCTCTTATTAAACATGTAGAAAGGcttcgagtggactgaggagtgtgcCTTAgccttccagcagcttaaggaatacCTGGCTCGGCCACCAATCATGTCCAGTCTTGAAGCCGACGAGGTGCTATTCGCCTATATTGCGGTAGCCCCTCACGCAGTGAGTTTAGTGTTGATCCGAGAAGACAATGGCACACAACAGCCCGTCTACTACGTAAGCAAATCATGCCAGTGAGTGACCCGTTACCTCCCTCTCGAAAAGGCTGTCCTGGCAATTGTGCAAGCTACGCGAAAGCTCCCCCATTACTTCCAGGCACATACCATTGTTGTAGTGACCCAACTTCCGCTTAGATCAATACTCCGGAGCACCGACTACACAGGCAGAATAGCAAAGTGGGGGACGATTCTGGGTGCCTTCGACATTAGGTACATGCCTCGTACCGCTGTGAAGGGTCAGGTTCTCGCGAATCTAATAGCTGAGTTTGTAGAACCCACACCAGAAGGAGGAGGAAAGCCACTAAACCCAGATCGGAATCTAATCGGCACAGTCTCTCAACAAAAGCCCCCTTGTTGAAAAGCACACATTGACGGTGCGGCCAACCAAAGGGGCTCAGGAGTGGGGCTCACCTGGTTTCCCCCGAGGGGATTACCATCGAAAAATCGTTGAAGCTGGGCTTCTCCGCCACGAATAACGAAGCGGAGTATAAGGCATTATTGGAAGGAATGTCAATGATCTAGAAACTAGGTGGAAAATCCTTAAAcatgttctcggactcaagacttgTCGTGGGACAAGTAAATGGAGAATTGTAGGTGAGGGATGAAAGAATACAAGAGTACCTAGTCCAAGTCAAGCGCTTGCAGGCGCATTTCGATCACTTCAATCTAGTGCACGTGTCCAGGAGCGGGAACAcccatgctgactctcttgcaaCGCtcgccacctcctcggctcagccaCTTCCTTGGGTAATTCTTGTTGAAGATCTATACAGCCCACCGATGGCGAGAACCGACTTAGTACGGGTTCACAACATCAGGGCagggcctagctggatggatcctctaGTACTATTCTTAAAGCATGACACCTTACCAGAAGATAAAAACGAGGCCgacaagattagaagaaaggCTTCTCGATTCTGGCTGTCTAAGGACTCCAAACTGTATAAGCGCTCATTCTCAGGACTGTACTTACTATGCGTGCACCCAGATGCCACTGAACTTATCCTGGAGGAATTACACGAAGGAATTTGTGAAAGTCATATGGGGGGTAGGTCCCTATCCCATAGGGCCATAACGCAAGGTTATTGGTGGCTGAGCATACAGAGAGAGGCACAGGAATATGTGAAAAAgtgcgaccagtgccaaaggTTCGCCCTGAATATACATCAGCCAGGCGGAACCCTTAATTTGctatccagcccttggccatttgtGCAGTGGGGCCTAGACATCCTAGGACCATTTCCTAAAGCAGTGAGGAACAAAAGATTTCTTCTTGTTGGCACgaattacttcacaaaatgagTCGAAGCTGAGccgctggcaaacattagagaCGTTGACGCCAAgaagtttgtttggaaaaatattgtcaccagGTTTGGAATCCCTCACACCCTGATCTCAAAAAATGGtctccaatttgatagtaaagctttCAGAAGATATTGTTGCGAG contains:
- the LOC126728041 gene encoding uncharacterized protein LOC126728041, with the translated sequence MAMRWFDSLKPNSINSFKQLTQAFGSRFITSSRVPWPLDSLLSLSMREGETLKAYLDRYWEMYNEIEGNYDDVIISTFKRGLSTEHGLRKSLTRKPVTSVRQLMDRIDKYKRVEEDQQTGKGKAKVVPQERRDFRLDRFNSSNWPRRDYSEQSGSTGAQAVHAVFREPSHKILEKVKNEPFFQWPSKMAGDPAKRNQNLYCAYHQEPGHTTDDCRNLKNHLERLVREGKL